A single Campylobacter hyointestinalis subsp. hyointestinalis DNA region contains:
- a CDS encoding type IV pilus twitching motility protein PilT, translating to MNYDININELDFKLKAELDEYLLELINTKGSDLHVKAGGVIRKRVKGEIIPVENKRVLDPSEALTLAKELLRGRFGELVEKKSVDFTYKLNKDYRFRVNIFFQMEGVSAVFRTIPVNPPSFEDLKLPSAVEDICKKVYRGIVLVTGPTGSGKSTTLASMINYINKHRKAHIITIEDPIEFVYRDENCIINQRSVGQDTVNFADALRGALREDPDIILVGEMRDLETIETAMHAAETGHLVLSTLHTVDAKDTINRIVAMFPGKEQNRIKLSLASVLKGIISQRLCKTLDGKGRIAALEIMLSSPRISNMILEGRDDEIYDAINESGGNSGMQTFEAHLLELYKKGIIDKKEALENASNSNDLELRLKNADLNRTLGDKDGSKSCEIDDDIIPLKPID from the coding sequence ATGAATTATGATATAAACATAAATGAGCTTGATTTTAAATTAAAAGCCGAGTTGGATGAGTATCTTTTGGAACTCATAAATACCAAAGGAAGCGATCTTCACGTAAAAGCCGGCGGTGTTATAAGAAAAAGAGTCAAAGGCGAGATAATCCCAGTAGAAAATAAAAGGGTTTTAGACCCTTCAGAAGCACTCACTCTTGCTAAAGAGCTACTTCGCGGTAGATTTGGTGAATTAGTAGAAAAAAAGAGTGTGGATTTTACTTATAAATTAAATAAAGATTATAGATTTAGGGTAAATATTTTTTTTCAAATGGAAGGTGTAAGTGCTGTTTTTAGAACTATTCCAGTAAATCCGCCTTCGTTTGAAGATCTTAAACTTCCAAGCGCAGTTGAAGATATATGTAAAAAAGTCTATAGAGGTATCGTGCTAGTTACTGGACCTACTGGAAGTGGAAAATCCACGACTTTAGCAAGTATGATAAACTACATAAATAAGCATAGAAAAGCACATATCATAACGATAGAAGATCCTATCGAATTTGTTTATAGAGATGAAAATTGTATTATAAATCAAAGAAGCGTAGGACAAGATACGGTAAATTTTGCGGACGCTCTTAGAGGAGCTTTGAGAGAAGATCCAGATATTATATTAGTCGGTGAGATGCGTGATCTTGAGACTATAGAAACAGCTATGCACGCAGCTGAGACAGGACACCTTGTACTTTCTACTCTTCACACCGTAGATGCAAAAGATACTATAAATAGAATAGTCGCAATGTTCCCAGGAAAAGAACAAAACCGTATAAAGCTCTCACTAGCTTCTGTCTTAAAAGGCATAATCAGCCAAAGACTTTGCAAAACTTTAGATGGCAAAGGTAGGATAGCAGCACTTGAGATTATGCTTTCAAGTCCTAGAATTTCAAATATGATCTTAGAAGGAAGAGACGACGAAATTTATGATGCTATAAACGAGTCTGGCGGAAATAGCGGTATGCAAACATTTGAAGCTCATCTGTTAGAACTTTATAAAAAAGGCATCATAGACAAAAAAGAAGCATTAGAAAATGCTTCAAATTCAAACGATCTAGAACTAAGGCTAAAAAATGCCGATCTTAACAGAACTTTGGGCGACAAAGATGGGTCAAAAAGCTGTGAGATAGATGATGACATCATACCTCTAAAACCTATAGACTAA
- a CDS encoding transaldolase, whose product MYMDDIKFSLWCDFLERDFINGEFLNLIQNSTINGATSNPAIFKSAICSSNAYEEMKNDYKRKSPKELYEILATSDIKNAANKLLKNYADGDDGFVSLEVDPNLYDDSEGTYKEGKRLFNTIKMPNVMIKVPATKAGFEAMSELMKKGISVNATLIFNTSAVNECLEAFKQGSKAYSKRFPGAPLPKGVISIFVSRFDRLLDSKLKEANLEASKYGIYNATKAYKMIENAGLSNVRALFASTGVKGNELESDYYIKELLYPNVINTAPLDTIKAFIKSDHTPKEILEDSVLDKFFADAKNADIDYDDTCKILLDDGLKAFCDAFEEILKSLR is encoded by the coding sequence ATGTATATGGATGATATTAAATTTTCACTGTGGTGTGATTTTTTAGAAAGAGATTTTATAAACGGCGAGTTTTTAAATTTGATACAAAACTCTACTATAAATGGAGCTACAAGCAATCCTGCTATTTTTAAATCAGCCATTTGCTCTTCAAACGCTTATGAAGAGATGAAGAATGATTATAAAAGAAAAAGCCCAAAAGAGCTTTATGAAATTTTAGCTACATCAGATATTAAAAACGCTGCAAATAAGCTGCTTAAAAATTATGCGGACGGTGATGATGGTTTTGTGAGTTTAGAAGTCGATCCGAATTTATATGATGATAGCGAAGGAACTTATAAAGAGGGAAAAAGGCTATTTAACACTATAAAAATGCCGAACGTGATGATAAAAGTCCCTGCTACTAAGGCTGGATTTGAGGCTATGAGCGAACTTATGAAAAAAGGTATAAGCGTAAATGCTACTCTTATATTCAATACCTCTGCTGTAAATGAATGCCTAGAAGCCTTTAAACAAGGAAGCAAAGCTTACTCTAAAAGATTTCCCGGAGCACCTCTACCAAAAGGCGTTATAAGCATATTTGTAAGCCGTTTTGATAGATTGCTTGATAGCAAGCTAAAAGAGGCAAATTTAGAGGCGTCAAAATATGGTATTTATAATGCTACAAAAGCTTATAAAATGATAGAAAACGCAGGACTTAGCAATGTCAGAGCTTTATTTGCTAGTACTGGTGTAAAAGGAAACGAGTTAGAAAGCGATTATTATATAAAAGAGCTTTTATACCCAAATGTGATAAATACGGCTCCGCTTGATACTATCAAAGCGTTTATAAAATCAGATCACACTCCAAAAGAGATTTTAGAAGATAGTGTTTTGGATAAATTCTTTGCAGATGCAAAAAATGCGGATATAGATTATGATGATACTTGCAAAATATTACTTGATGATGGATTAAAAGCGTTTTGCGATGCTTTTGAAGAGATACTCAAAAGCTTAAGATAA